The following are from one region of the Hydrogenophaga sp. BPS33 genome:
- the metC gene encoding cystathionine beta-lyase, whose amino-acid sequence MSRPQPATLVTHGGRPQGARVTVNPPVARTSTVVFDSMATLQKALAERTRHERGLLYGRKGSSTGDALEDVLTALEGGHRTRLFGSGLAAISCTLLACVRPGDHVLVIDSCYDPVRRLCAQYLEPMGVAVDFFRPDLSDFAAQIRPETRLVWAECPGTLLYEMCDLPALVALTRQHGHITVAVDNTWGSGLLYHPLALGADISVVAGTKYLVGHSDVMLGAVTTREPGAFHRVADMADLLGHSVSPDDAYLALRGVRTLTVRLRQHQANALTVAQWLQQQAAVRTVFYPALPEDPGHALWQRDCNGANGLVSIEFQPTVSEAQTHAFVNALQWFGIGHSWGGYESLALPMRPARALEGSDWPGRGQLVRLHIGLEDSGDLIADLAQALVLVSA is encoded by the coding sequence ATGAGCCGGCCGCAACCCGCCACCCTCGTCACCCATGGCGGTCGCCCGCAGGGCGCGCGGGTCACGGTGAACCCGCCGGTGGCGCGCACCAGCACTGTCGTTTTCGACTCGATGGCCACGTTGCAGAAGGCCCTGGCCGAACGCACGCGCCACGAGCGCGGCCTGCTCTACGGCCGCAAGGGAAGCTCCACCGGGGATGCGCTGGAAGACGTGCTGACCGCGCTGGAAGGCGGTCACCGCACGCGCCTCTTTGGCTCGGGCCTGGCGGCCATCTCGTGCACCCTGCTGGCGTGCGTGCGCCCCGGCGACCATGTGCTCGTGATCGACTCTTGCTACGACCCCGTGCGCCGCCTGTGCGCCCAGTACCTAGAACCCATGGGCGTCGCGGTGGACTTCTTCCGCCCGGATCTCAGCGACTTCGCGGCCCAGATACGGCCCGAGACGCGGTTGGTCTGGGCGGAGTGCCCCGGCACGCTGCTGTACGAGATGTGCGATCTGCCGGCCCTGGTCGCGCTGACGCGCCAACACGGCCACATCACCGTGGCGGTCGACAACACCTGGGGCTCGGGCTTGCTCTACCACCCGCTGGCGCTGGGGGCCGACATCTCCGTGGTGGCGGGCACCAAGTACCTCGTGGGCCATTCCGACGTGATGCTCGGCGCGGTGACCACGCGCGAGCCAGGTGCCTTTCACCGGGTGGCCGACATGGCCGATCTGCTGGGCCATTCGGTCAGCCCGGACGACGCCTACCTGGCCTTGCGCGGCGTGCGCACGCTCACCGTGCGGCTGCGGCAGCACCAGGCCAATGCCCTGACCGTGGCGCAGTGGCTGCAGCAGCAAGCCGCGGTGCGCACCGTGTTCTATCCGGCCTTGCCGGAAGACCCTGGCCATGCGCTGTGGCAGCGCGACTGCAACGGTGCCAACGGGCTGGTCAGCATCGAGTTCCAGCCGACCGTGAGCGAGGCGCAAACCCATGCCTTCGTGAACGCGCTGCAGTGGTTCGGCATCGGGCACTCGTGGGGCGGTTACGAGAGCCTGGCGCTGCCCATGCGACCGGCCCGTGCGCTCGAAGGCAGCGATTGGCCAGGCCGGGGGCAACTCGTGCGCCTGCACATCGGGCTGGAAGACAGCGGCGATCTGATCGCCGATCTGGCGCAGGCGTTGGTGCTGGTGTCTGCCTGA
- a CDS encoding ribbon-helix-helix domain-containing protein gives MNISLPDTLKSFVDEQVVERGFGTSSEDVRELMRKDLDRLQLRSLLLAGSASKPMAPADADYFDGLRNRVNMGRW, from the coding sequence ATGAACATCTCTCTACCCGATACCTTGAAGTCCTTTGTAGACGAGCAGGTCGTCGAGCGCGGTTTCGGCACCAGCAGTGAGGATGTGCGCGAGCTGATGCGCAAAGACCTGGACCGTCTGCAACTGCGCAGCTTGCTGCTGGCTGGATCTGCATCGAAGCCAATGGCACCTGCCGACGCAGACTACTTTGACGGCCTGCGCAACCGGGTGAACATGGGTAGGTGGTAG
- a CDS encoding SDR family NAD(P)-dependent oxidoreductase gives MRFLLTGAARGIGRAMAERLARDSIQRHGAPARMVLADVHGDELEQLAVQLRSEGAEVIALTADLADAQAPARLVQAANAFGGLDAVVSNAGFAIPSPLLSARVDDWDKVFAVHVRAAWLLGQAAHPLLKAARGCIVLTTSISGTHPTAPLAAYSPSKAAALMLVKQMALEWGPDGIRANALSPGITETPGTAPVYADPQSRAQREARVPLRRIAQAEDMANALSFLVGPDAGYVNGTELLVDGGLSTGLMGSLNMGGWQGR, from the coding sequence ATGCGTTTTTTGTTGACGGGTGCCGCGCGCGGCATTGGCCGCGCCATGGCCGAGCGCCTGGCGCGCGATTCGATTCAACGCCACGGCGCGCCAGCGCGCATGGTGCTGGCTGACGTGCACGGCGACGAACTCGAACAACTCGCCGTGCAGCTGCGCAGCGAGGGCGCCGAGGTGATCGCCCTCACGGCCGATCTGGCCGACGCTCAAGCGCCCGCGCGTCTCGTGCAGGCCGCCAACGCGTTCGGTGGCCTCGATGCCGTGGTGAGCAACGCCGGCTTCGCGATTCCGAGCCCGCTGCTGAGTGCGCGCGTAGACGACTGGGACAAGGTGTTCGCCGTGCACGTGCGCGCCGCGTGGTTGCTGGGCCAGGCTGCGCACCCGCTGCTCAAGGCGGCGCGCGGTTGCATCGTGCTCACCACCTCCATCTCGGGCACGCATCCCACAGCGCCCCTGGCCGCCTACAGTCCGAGCAAGGCCGCGGCGCTGATGCTGGTGAAGCAGATGGCACTGGAATGGGGGCCGGACGGCATCCGCGCGAATGCCCTCTCGCCCGGCATCACCGAAACGCCTGGGACTGCGCCGGTGTACGCGGACCCGCAATCGCGCGCACAGCGCGAAGCGCGTGTGCCGCTGCGGCGCATCGCGCAGGCCGAGGACATGGCGAATGCCTTGTCGTTTCTGGTCGGGCCGGATGCGGGTTATGTGAACGGCACCGAGTTGTTGGTCGATGGCGGTTTGTCGACTGGCTTGATGGGCAGTTTGAACATGGGTGGGTGGCAGGGGCGGTAA
- a CDS encoding SDR family NAD(P)-dependent oxidoreductase codes for MSNERLLEGRLALVTGAAAGIGRAIAQQYAKAGARVVLVDLRAEDCAATVQGIRDAGGEAWAFALDITDVPACAALAEQVGRDIGTLDTLVNNAGILIREGIDTPDVHSKIRKVFDVNVMGGFNVLHAFLPALRKTRGTVINIASGAAFIAQPGCIGYSSSKGAVKMLTQSMAVDLAADGIRVNAIAPGVIETPMTDATLADTRRLEGFLKRTPTGRVGQPDEIAAPAVFLASAMASYINGVTLPVDGGILAN; via the coding sequence ATGAGCAATGAACGACTTCTCGAAGGCCGCCTGGCCCTGGTGACCGGCGCGGCCGCCGGCATCGGCCGTGCCATCGCCCAGCAGTACGCCAAGGCCGGTGCCCGCGTGGTGCTGGTGGACCTGCGCGCCGAAGACTGCGCGGCCACGGTGCAAGGCATCCGCGATGCGGGCGGCGAGGCCTGGGCCTTTGCGCTCGACATCACCGACGTGCCGGCCTGCGCTGCGCTGGCCGAGCAGGTGGGCCGCGACATCGGCACACTGGACACGCTGGTCAACAACGCCGGCATCCTGATCCGCGAGGGCATCGACACGCCCGACGTGCACTCCAAGATCCGCAAGGTGTTTGATGTGAACGTGATGGGTGGCTTCAACGTGTTGCACGCCTTCCTGCCGGCCTTGCGCAAGACGCGCGGCACGGTGATCAACATTGCTTCGGGCGCGGCCTTCATCGCGCAGCCGGGTTGCATTGGTTATTCCAGCTCCAAGGGCGCGGTGAAGATGCTCACGCAAAGCATGGCGGTCGATCTGGCGGCGGACGGCATCCGCGTGAACGCGATTGCGCCCGGCGTGATCGAAACGCCCATGACGGACGCGACGCTGGCCGACACGCGCCGGCTCGAAGGTTTCCTCAAGCGCACCCCAACCGGCCGCGTGGGCCAGCCCGACGAGATCGCAGCACCTGCGGTGTTCCTGGCATCGGCGATGGCGAGTTACATCAACGGCGTGACGCTGCCGGTGGACGGCGGCATTCTCGCGAACTGA
- a CDS encoding branched-chain amino acid ABC transporter permease translates to MTETPSLLARYQRPLLIVGALVLLVAPFLAYPIFLMKLLCFALLAASLNLLVGYVGLLSFGHAMFFGSAAYGAAHAVKVWGFDPALGVLFGVLVAAGLGVVTGLLAIRRAGIAFSMITLASAQLVYFIALRSPFTGGEDGIQSVPRGHLLGFIDLSNNLTLYYVVAAVVAAAFWLIWRIVYSPFGQVLTAIRDNEPRAISLGYRVNRYKLLAFTLSAALAGLAGGMKTIVFQIATLTDVSWVTSGEALLMGIVGGLQTLLGPVVGAIVVVTMANSLSAIAEAVLIVQGLVFVIVVMVFRKGIVGEINAFFARRAARHSNP, encoded by the coding sequence ATGACCGAAACCCCTTCCCTGCTCGCGCGTTACCAGCGCCCGTTGCTGATCGTCGGCGCGCTCGTGCTGCTGGTCGCGCCGTTCCTGGCGTACCCGATCTTCCTGATGAAGCTGCTGTGCTTCGCGCTGCTGGCGGCGTCGCTGAACCTGCTGGTGGGCTACGTGGGCCTGCTCTCGTTCGGCCATGCCATGTTCTTCGGCTCGGCCGCCTACGGCGCGGCGCACGCGGTGAAGGTGTGGGGCTTCGACCCGGCGCTGGGCGTGTTGTTCGGCGTGCTGGTGGCCGCGGGCCTCGGTGTGGTCACAGGCCTGCTGGCGATCCGCCGCGCGGGCATTGCGTTTTCCATGATCACGCTGGCCAGCGCGCAACTGGTTTACTTCATTGCCCTGCGCTCGCCCTTCACCGGTGGTGAAGACGGCATTCAAAGCGTGCCGCGTGGTCATCTGCTGGGCTTCATCGACCTGTCGAACAACCTCACGCTGTACTACGTGGTTGCGGCCGTGGTGGCCGCTGCGTTCTGGCTCATCTGGCGCATCGTGTACTCGCCGTTTGGCCAGGTGCTCACCGCCATTCGCGACAACGAGCCGCGCGCGATCTCGCTCGGTTACCGGGTCAACCGCTACAAGCTGCTGGCGTTCACGCTGTCGGCCGCGCTCGCGGGCCTGGCCGGTGGCATGAAGACCATCGTGTTCCAGATCGCCACGCTCACCGACGTGAGCTGGGTCACCTCGGGCGAAGCCTTGTTGATGGGCATCGTCGGCGGCCTGCAAACCCTGCTCGGCCCGGTGGTCGGCGCGATCGTGGTGGTGACCATGGCGAACTCGCTGTCGGCCATTGCCGAGGCCGTGCTGATCGTGCAGGGCCTGGTGTTTGTGATCGTGGTGATGGTGTTCCGCAAGGGCATCGTCGGCGAGATCAACGCCTTCTTCGCGCGCCGCGCCGCCCGCCACAGCAACCCTTGA
- a CDS encoding branched-chain amino acid ABC transporter permease: MPDTLFGYPLAAIAGQLLVGMINGSLYALMSLGLAIIFGLLRVVNFAHGAQYMLGAFVAWGLLEYLGLNYWWALVIAPLLVGLSGIALERFLLRKLYHLDHVYALLLTFGFALILEGVFRYKFGATGQPYPNPIPGGLDTDMAFFPWYRLWVIGASIAMCLGTWYVVERTKLGSYLRAATENPNLVRTFGVRVPRMLMLTYGLGVALAGFSGVMAAPIYQVNPLMGSQLIIVVFAVVVIGGMGSIVGAIVAGFTLGVVEGITKVVYPDGAGMVVFVIMLLTLAIRPNGLFGSHK; this comes from the coding sequence ATGCCCGACACCTTGTTCGGATATCCCCTGGCCGCCATTGCAGGGCAGTTGCTGGTGGGCATGATCAACGGCTCGCTCTACGCTTTGATGAGCCTGGGCCTGGCCATCATCTTCGGCCTGCTGCGCGTGGTGAACTTCGCGCACGGCGCGCAGTACATGCTGGGCGCGTTCGTGGCCTGGGGCCTGCTCGAATACCTGGGCCTGAACTACTGGTGGGCGCTGGTGATCGCGCCGCTGCTGGTGGGGCTCTCGGGCATTGCACTCGAGCGCTTTCTGCTGCGCAAGCTCTACCACCTCGACCATGTCTACGCGCTGCTGCTCACCTTTGGCTTCGCGCTGATTCTGGAAGGCGTGTTCCGCTACAAGTTCGGTGCCACGGGCCAGCCCTATCCCAACCCGATCCCGGGCGGCCTGGACACCGACATGGCCTTCTTCCCCTGGTACCGGCTGTGGGTCATCGGCGCCTCCATCGCCATGTGCCTGGGCACCTGGTACGTGGTCGAGCGCACCAAGCTCGGCTCATACCTGCGCGCGGCCACGGAAAACCCGAACCTGGTGCGCACCTTCGGCGTGCGCGTGCCGCGCATGCTCATGCTCACCTACGGCCTGGGCGTGGCACTGGCCGGTTTCAGCGGCGTGATGGCCGCCCCGATCTACCAGGTGAACCCGCTCATGGGCTCGCAACTCATCATCGTGGTGTTCGCGGTGGTGGTGATCGGTGGCATGGGCTCCATCGTGGGCGCGATCGTCGCGGGCTTCACCCTCGGTGTGGTCGAAGGCATCACCAAGGTGGTGTACCCCGACGGCGCGGGCATGGTGGTGTTCGTGATCATGCTGCTGACCCTTGCCATCAGACCCAACGGCCTCTTTGGCAGCCACAAATAG
- a CDS encoding ABC transporter ATP-binding protein, whose amino-acid sequence MPENQKNITTTPCVEVRGLTGHYGETQALHGIDFVVNPGEVVCLLGRNGAGKTTTLRAVVGLLTKRQGHIAINGKPTTGMAPEDIAHLGVAYCPEERGIFASLDVEENLMLPPVLMPGGMSVDEIYTLFPNLKLRRKSPGTRLSGGEQQMLAIGRILRTGAKLLLLDECTEGLAPVIIDKIGEAIGVLRQRGFTILMVEQNFRFASGVGDRFYVVEEGRVIEHFDRQAIADDRARIESLLGV is encoded by the coding sequence ATGCCTGAGAACCAGAAGAACATCACCACGACCCCGTGCGTGGAGGTGCGGGGCCTCACCGGCCACTACGGCGAAACGCAGGCGCTGCATGGCATCGATTTCGTGGTCAACCCCGGCGAAGTGGTCTGCCTGCTGGGCCGCAACGGCGCGGGCAAGACCACCACGTTGCGCGCCGTCGTCGGCCTGCTGACCAAGCGCCAGGGCCACATCGCCATCAATGGCAAACCCACCACGGGCATGGCGCCCGAAGACATTGCGCACCTGGGGGTGGCCTACTGCCCGGAAGAGCGCGGCATCTTCGCCAGCCTGGACGTGGAAGAGAACCTGATGTTGCCTCCGGTGCTCATGCCCGGCGGCATGTCGGTGGACGAGATCTACACACTGTTCCCCAACCTCAAGCTGCGCCGCAAGAGCCCGGGCACGCGCCTCTCGGGCGGTGAACAGCAGATGCTGGCGATTGGCCGTATCTTGCGCACCGGCGCCAAGCTGCTGCTGCTCGACGAATGCACCGAAGGCCTCGCGCCCGTGATCATCGACAAGATCGGCGAGGCCATTGGCGTGCTGCGCCAGCGCGGCTTCACCATCCTGATGGTGGAGCAGAACTTCCGCTTCGCCTCGGGCGTGGGCGACCGCTTCTACGTGGTCGAGGAAGGCCGTGTGATCGAACACTTCGACCGCCAGGCCATCGCCGACGACCGCGCCCGCATCGAATCGCTCTTGGGCGTCTGA
- a CDS encoding ABC transporter ATP-binding protein, with product MTPSITSHQNAPGEDVILRTEGLSKQFMGFYAVRDVSLSVRRNTIHALIGPNGAGKTTCFNLLTTSIPATAGRIHYNGRDITRKDPASVAASGMVRSFQISAVFGQMSVLDNVRVALQRKGGGTFAFWRSDKTLDRFTPRARELLASVNLSGYEKHTAADLPYGRKRALELATTLALDPELILLDEPMAGLGHEDIGPVTRLIAEVAKQRTVLMVEHNMKVVAELCDRITVLQSGEVLAEGTYAEVSNDPRVREAYVGGGAHA from the coding sequence ATGACCCCATCCATCACCTCCCACCAGAACGCCCCGGGCGAGGACGTGATCCTGCGCACCGAAGGCCTGAGCAAACAGTTCATGGGCTTCTACGCCGTGCGCGACGTGTCGCTCTCCGTACGGCGCAACACCATCCACGCACTGATCGGCCCCAACGGTGCGGGCAAGACCACCTGCTTCAACCTGCTGACCACGTCGATCCCGGCGACCGCCGGCCGCATCCACTACAACGGCCGCGACATCACCCGCAAGGACCCGGCCAGCGTGGCCGCCAGCGGCATGGTGCGCTCGTTCCAGATCTCGGCCGTGTTCGGCCAGATGAGCGTTCTTGACAACGTGCGCGTGGCCTTGCAACGCAAGGGCGGCGGCACCTTCGCCTTCTGGCGCAGCGACAAGACGCTGGACCGTTTCACGCCCCGTGCGCGCGAACTGCTGGCCTCGGTGAACCTGAGCGGCTACGAGAAGCACACCGCCGCCGACCTGCCCTACGGCCGCAAGCGCGCGCTGGAGCTGGCGACCACGCTGGCGCTGGACCCCGAATTGATCCTGCTCGACGAGCCCATGGCGGGCCTGGGCCACGAAGACATCGGCCCGGTCACGCGGCTCATTGCCGAAGTGGCCAAGCAACGCACGGTGCTCATGGTCGAACACAACATGAAGGTGGTGGCGGAGCTGTGCGACCGCATCACCGTGCTGCAGTCCGGCGAGGTGCTGGCCGAAGGCACCTACGCAGAAGTGTCGAACGACCCGCGCGTGCGGGAAGCCTATGTCGGAGGGGGCGCACATGCCTGA
- a CDS encoding SMP-30/gluconolactonase/LRE family protein, translating into MSLHIDILGTRRDRLGECPLWDHREQALYWIDSKARLVRRLRGEALHEYDEWATPSDVGSIALTKSGRLVLSLEDGFHILDLQTGATRRLAEVQHAGPSMRLNDGRTDRQGRFVAGSLVVGRHDPDGGYYRLERDGTATKLFDGIALANATCFSPDGRSLYHADSFSDEVSVVDYDTVTGAVGPRRSLFNTRAQGSAPDGTTVDADGNLWVALVQAGKLGCYTPQGQLLRLVDVPTPFPTCPCFGGPELDVLYVTSISNSGNLLKTDHPDAGAVFAIHGLGVRGLPEVLFDDEAIA; encoded by the coding sequence ATGAGCTTGCACATCGACATTCTCGGCACCCGGCGCGACCGCCTGGGCGAATGCCCGCTGTGGGACCACCGCGAACAGGCGCTGTACTGGATCGACTCCAAAGCCAGGCTGGTGCGCCGCCTGCGCGGCGAGGCCCTGCACGAGTACGACGAGTGGGCAACCCCCAGCGACGTGGGCTCGATCGCACTCACGAAGAGCGGCCGCCTGGTGCTGTCGCTCGAAGACGGCTTCCACATCCTCGATCTGCAAACCGGCGCGACCCGCCGCCTCGCCGAAGTGCAGCACGCCGGCCCGTCGATGCGCCTGAACGATGGCCGCACCGACCGCCAGGGCCGCTTCGTCGCGGGCTCGTTGGTGGTGGGCCGGCACGACCCCGACGGCGGCTACTACCGCCTGGAGCGCGATGGCACGGCCACGAAACTCTTCGACGGCATCGCCCTGGCCAACGCCACCTGTTTCAGCCCCGACGGCCGCTCGCTCTACCACGCCGACAGCTTCAGCGACGAGGTGAGCGTGGTCGACTACGACACCGTCACAGGTGCCGTCGGTCCACGTCGCTCGCTGTTCAACACCCGCGCGCAAGGCTCCGCGCCCGATGGCACCACGGTCGACGCCGACGGCAACCTCTGGGTCGCCCTGGTGCAAGCCGGCAAACTCGGTTGCTACACGCCGCAAGGCCAGCTGCTGCGCCTGGTCGACGTGCCCACGCCTTTCCCCACCTGCCCCTGCTTCGGCGGGCCCGAGCTGGACGTGCTCTACGTCACCAGCATCAGCAACAGCGGCAACCTCCTGAAAACCGACCACCCCGATGCCGGCGCGGTCTTCGCGATCCACGGTCTGGGCGTGCGCGGTCTTCCCGAGGTGCTGTTCGACGACGAGGCCATTGCATGA
- a CDS encoding NADH:flavin oxidoreductase/NADH oxidase produces MAQLFTPYTLRGMQARNRVVISPMQQSAGVEGMATDWHLAHLARFAMGGAGIVFVESTAVEARGRNTHGDIGLWSDEHIAPLARIADALRRDGAVPAIQLGHTGRKAGMQKWWHGHGPLNETDAARGEPPWTSVGPSALPVGPGWPTPHELSTEEVESLVRHYGVVTRRAREAGYEVLEVHGAHGYLIHQFLSPVANQRSDRFGQQRWRFALDVAEAVRREWPDDKPLFWRVSLADVVDGGMEFDELVGLLSALKERGVDVVDCSSGGGISSYPTQGKSVSNGLLFRAELGKQLREATGLQVMGVGLVIEPQTAEAYLQAGQADLIGVGREALYNPNWPVHAEVALGVNQDYATWPQAYRMYLIRRAAAADALRKADMARSTA; encoded by the coding sequence ATGGCACAACTCTTCACGCCTTACACACTGCGCGGCATGCAGGCGCGCAACCGCGTGGTCATCTCGCCGATGCAGCAGTCCGCTGGCGTCGAAGGCATGGCGACCGACTGGCACCTGGCCCACCTGGCGCGTTTTGCCATGGGCGGTGCCGGCATCGTGTTCGTCGAATCCACGGCGGTGGAAGCGCGTGGGCGCAACACCCACGGCGACATCGGCCTGTGGAGCGATGAGCACATTGCGCCGCTGGCGCGCATTGCCGACGCCCTGCGCCGCGATGGCGCGGTGCCCGCCATCCAGCTCGGCCACACCGGGCGCAAGGCCGGCATGCAGAAGTGGTGGCACGGCCATGGCCCCTTGAATGAAACCGATGCCGCGCGCGGTGAGCCACCCTGGACCTCGGTGGGCCCCAGCGCCCTGCCGGTGGGACCGGGCTGGCCCACGCCGCACGAATTGAGCACCGAAGAAGTGGAAAGCCTGGTGCGCCACTACGGTGTGGTGACACGGCGTGCGCGCGAGGCCGGCTACGAGGTGCTGGAAGTGCACGGTGCACACGGCTACCTGATCCACCAGTTCCTCTCGCCCGTGGCCAACCAGCGCAGCGACCGTTTTGGCCAGCAGCGCTGGCGCTTCGCGCTCGACGTGGCCGAAGCCGTGCGCCGCGAATGGCCGGACGACAAGCCGCTGTTCTGGCGCGTGTCGCTGGCCGACGTGGTCGACGGCGGCATGGAATTCGACGAACTGGTCGGCCTGCTGAGCGCGCTGAAAGAGCGCGGCGTGGACGTGGTCGACTGTTCTTCCGGCGGTGGCATTTCCAGCTACCCGACGCAAGGCAAATCGGTCTCCAACGGCTTGCTGTTCCGCGCCGAACTGGGCAAACAACTGCGCGAAGCCACCGGCCTGCAGGTGATGGGCGTGGGCCTGGTGATCGAACCGCAAACGGCAGAAGCCTATTTGCAGGCGGGCCAGGCCGACCTGATCGGCGTGGGCCGCGAAGCCCTCTACAACCCCAACTGGCCGGTGCATGCCGAAGTCGCCCTGGGCGTGAACCAGGACTACGCCACGTGGCCGCAGGCCTACCGCATGTACCTCATTCGCCGCGCCGCTGCTGCCGATGCGCTGCGCAAAGCCGACATGGCACGGAGCACCGCATGA
- a CDS encoding ABC transporter substrate-binding protein gives MTLSKTFQRSAQAVAATIALMGGAAQAQISDDVIRIGVMNDASGPYSGAGGSGSVLGARMAIEDFGGKVNGKSIELVSVDDQNKPDVGLAAARKWIDTDKVDVIVGGSASSIALGVQSFMKEKQKPYLIAGTISSDFTGKACSPMSIQFLVDTYSLPKAGVQLMINKGIKDFFFITVDYAFGAAMQAEATTFIQAAGGRVVGSVKHPLGATDFSSYLLQAQSSGAKGIVILNAGADVSNSLKQAAEFRVTRGGQTLSVFGMTINSVTAMGLDVAQGLNITDPFYWDQNEATRAWSKRFMSRSSGGVPPTFTNSGVYSAVTHYLKAVKEINTDDGPKVIAKMKATRVNDMMTANAPIREDGQVMRAVYPIEIKSPAESKYKYDYYKVGAPIPAEQIFRPLAEGGCDFVTKK, from the coding sequence ATGACCCTCAGCAAGACATTCCAACGCAGCGCCCAAGCCGTGGCCGCCACCATCGCCCTCATGGGCGGTGCGGCACAGGCCCAGATCTCGGACGACGTGATCCGCATCGGCGTGATGAACGACGCCAGCGGACCGTATTCCGGTGCGGGTGGCTCGGGCTCCGTGCTGGGTGCGCGCATGGCCATCGAGGACTTCGGCGGCAAGGTCAACGGCAAGTCCATCGAGCTGGTCTCGGTGGACGACCAGAACAAGCCCGATGTGGGCCTGGCCGCCGCGCGCAAGTGGATCGACACCGACAAGGTCGACGTGATCGTCGGCGGCTCGGCCTCGTCGATCGCACTCGGCGTGCAGAGCTTCATGAAGGAGAAGCAAAAGCCCTACCTGATCGCCGGCACGATCTCCTCGGACTTCACCGGCAAGGCCTGCTCGCCCATGAGCATCCAGTTCCTGGTCGACACCTACTCGCTACCCAAGGCGGGCGTGCAGCTGATGATCAACAAGGGCATCAAGGACTTCTTCTTCATCACGGTGGACTACGCGTTCGGCGCGGCGATGCAGGCCGAGGCCACGACGTTCATCCAGGCCGCTGGCGGGCGCGTGGTGGGCTCGGTGAAACACCCGCTGGGTGCGACCGACTTCTCGTCGTACTTGTTGCAGGCGCAGTCCAGCGGTGCCAAGGGCATCGTGATCCTGAACGCCGGCGCGGACGTCTCCAACTCGCTCAAGCAGGCCGCAGAGTTCCGCGTCACACGTGGCGGCCAGACGCTCAGCGTGTTCGGCATGACCATCAACAGCGTGACCGCCATGGGCCTGGACGTGGCCCAGGGCCTGAACATCACCGACCCCTTCTACTGGGACCAGAACGAAGCCACACGTGCCTGGAGCAAGCGCTTCATGTCGCGCAGCAGCGGCGGCGTTCCCCCCACCTTCACCAACTCCGGCGTGTACAGCGCGGTGACGCACTACCTCAAGGCGGTGAAAGAGATCAACACCGACGACGGCCCGAAGGTGATTGCCAAGATGAAGGCCACGCGCGTCAACGACATGATGACCGCCAACGCACCGATCCGCGAAGACGGCCAGGTGATGCGCGCGGTGTACCCGATCGAAATCAAGTCGCCCGCCGAGTCGAAATACAAGTACGACTACTACAAGGTCGGCGCGCCGATTCCGGCTGAGCAGATCTTCCGTCCGCTGGCCGAAGGCGGCTGCGACTTCGTGACCAAAAAGTAA